A stretch of the Panicum virgatum strain AP13 chromosome 9N, P.virgatum_v5, whole genome shotgun sequence genome encodes the following:
- the LOC120693380 gene encoding protein LAZ1 homolog 2-like isoform X5 has product MRKWSARLATRTHPTVFSAVATAARAERSTRPSGARRPCFSPPSSSSTRALEGENPPGLRLVPPFSVGKDPLACEDASFDRLLVQNHFPCRRRHSNPNLFSPLVSTSTSTPIRAARRGFICRAADYRLQLIFPASSPSVRSSPVRLFWMWNEAMASDGGSSSFRELYGNIHTPAVLTGAAFALVALLLSLWLILQHLRSYSDPAEQKWIIAVLFMVPVYASESIISLWNSKFSLACDILRNCYEAFALYAFGRYLVACLGGERQVFRLLENRKREELTEQLLDGQDKAQAQNQSRVRNFFCDPNALGENLYTIIKFGLVQYMILKTLCAFLALILEPFGAYGDGEFKWNYGYPYIAVIINFSQTWALYCLVKFYNATHEKLHAIRPLAKFISFKAIVFATWWQGVGIAIICQTGLLPKEGKVQNAIQDFLICIEVVKDVALTISQAIGPVEKGVEKGVGKIQEKFHHISLKPGDKKEPEVDVEEHITENVVDGKPVTVDADVEVEQKVQDDNEDGKTAVIETEVEIQQTER; this is encoded by the exons ATGCGGAAATGGTCAGCTCGGCTCGCGACGCGGACGCATCCGACCGTTTTTTCCGCcgtggccaccgccgcgcgcgcggagcgCTCCACGCGTCCGTCAGGAGCCAGGCGTCCTTGCTTCTCCccgccgtcgtcctcgtccacccgcgCGCTGGAGGGGGAGAATCCACCCGGGCTCCGATTGGTTCCTCCTTTTTCCGTTGGTAAGGATCCCCTTGCTTGCGAGGATGCATCGTTCGATCGTCTACTTGTGCAGAATCATtttccctgccgccgccgccactcaaATCCAAATCTTTTTTCCCCTTTAGTTTCTACTAGTACGAGCACTCCGATCCGTGCAGCTCGTCGCGGATTCATTTGCCGCGCGGCGGATTACAGGCTGCAGCTGATTTTCCCAGCTTCTTCTCCGAGTGTCAGGTCCTCCCCTGTTCGGCTGTTCTGGATGTGGAATGAAGCGATGGCATCTGATGGAGGGTCCTCTAGCTTCCGGGAGCTGTACGGAAACATCCACACCCCCGCGGTGCTCACTGGCGCCGCGTTTGCGCTTGTCGCTCTCCTACTCTCTCTCTGGCTCATCCTGCAGCACCTCAGATCGTACAGCGACCCAGCC GAGCAGAAGTGGATCATAGCTGTGTTGTTCATGGTGCCTGTATATGCCTCTGAATCT ATAATCTCACTGTGGAATTCGAAGTTCTCTCTGGCTTGTGATATATTGCGGAATTGTTATGAAGCCTTTGCTCTGTATGCCTTTGGACGATACTTGGTTGCTTGCCTGG GTGGGGAACGGCAAGTGTTCCGGTTGCTTGAGAACAGAAAAAGGGAAGAGCTAACTGAGCAGTTGCTCGACGGTCAGGACAAGGCACAAGCTCAAAACCAAAGCAGAGTGCGCAATTTCTTTTGTGACCCTAATGCTCTGGGAGAGAACTTGTATACAATTATAAAATTCGGTCTCGTGCAATAT ATGATTCTGAAGACACTATGTGCTTTCTTGGCATTGATTTTGGAGCCTTTTGGAGCCTATGGAGATGGTGAATTCAAGTGGAACTACGG ATATCCTTACATTGCTGTTATCATAAATTTCAGCCAGACATGGGCATTGTACTGTCTTgtcaaattttataatgcaacACATGAAAAATTACATGCAATAAGGCCACTAGCCAAGTTCATAAGCTTTAAGGCCATTGTATTTGCCACTTGGTGGCAAGGAGTCGGCATAGCAATCATATGCCAAACTGGGCTCTTGCCCAAAGAGGGCAAAGTGCAGAATGCAATACAGGATTTCCTCATTTGCATTGAG gttgtcaaggatgTTGCCCTCACTATCTCACAGGCAATTGGACCTGTGGAGAAAGGTGTCGAGAAAGGTGTTGGGAAGATTCAGGAGAAGTTCCACCACATCTCACTGAAGCCAGGGGACAAGAAAGAACCTGAAGTTGATGTTGAGGAGCACATCACTGAGAATGTGGTGGACGGCAAACCAGTCACGGTCGACGCAGATGTTGAAGTTGAACAAAAGGTGCAAGATGACAATGAGGATGGCAAAACTGCTGTGATTGAAACCGAGGTGGAAATCCAACAAACTGAGAGATAA
- the LOC120693380 gene encoding protein LAZ1 homolog 2-like isoform X3, giving the protein MRKWSARLATRTHPTVFSAVATAARAERSTRPSGARRPCFSPPSSSSTRALEGENPPGLRLVPPFSVASSPSVRSSPVRLFWMWNEAMASDGGSSSFRELYGNIHTPAVLTGAAFALVALLLSLWLILQHLRSYSDPAEQKWIIAVLFMVPVYASESIISLWNSKFSLACDILRNCYEAFALYAFGRYLVACLGGERQVFRLLENRKREELTEQLLDGQDKAQAQNQSRVRNFFCDPNALGENLYTIIKFGLVQYMILKTLCAFLALILEPFGAYGDGEFKWNYGYPYIAVIINFSQTWALYCLVKFYNATHEKLHAIRPLAKFISFKAIVFATWWQGVGIAIICQTGLLPKEGKVQNAIQDFLICIEMAIAAIAHAYVFTVDPDLHIPTLNHGKVKCEESKMEVKVDVNDDRNSTPTTVKQKDTHVEAPGTSIKESVQDVVLVGGHHVVKDVALTISQAIGPVEKGVEKGVGKIQEKFHHISLKPGDKKEPEVDVEEHITENVVDGKPVTVDADVEVEQKVQDDNEDGKTAVIETEVEIQQTER; this is encoded by the exons ATGCGGAAATGGTCAGCTCGGCTCGCGACGCGGACGCATCCGACCGTTTTTTCCGCcgtggccaccgccgcgcgcgcggagcgCTCCACGCGTCCGTCAGGAGCCAGGCGTCCTTGCTTCTCCccgccgtcgtcctcgtccacccgcgCGCTGGAGGGGGAGAATCCACCCGGGCTCCGATTGGTTCCTCCTTTTTCCGTTG CTTCTTCTCCGAGTGTCAGGTCCTCCCCTGTTCGGCTGTTCTGGATGTGGAATGAAGCGATGGCATCTGATGGAGGGTCCTCTAGCTTCCGGGAGCTGTACGGAAACATCCACACCCCCGCGGTGCTCACTGGCGCCGCGTTTGCGCTTGTCGCTCTCCTACTCTCTCTCTGGCTCATCCTGCAGCACCTCAGATCGTACAGCGACCCAGCC GAGCAGAAGTGGATCATAGCTGTGTTGTTCATGGTGCCTGTATATGCCTCTGAATCT ATAATCTCACTGTGGAATTCGAAGTTCTCTCTGGCTTGTGATATATTGCGGAATTGTTATGAAGCCTTTGCTCTGTATGCCTTTGGACGATACTTGGTTGCTTGCCTGG GTGGGGAACGGCAAGTGTTCCGGTTGCTTGAGAACAGAAAAAGGGAAGAGCTAACTGAGCAGTTGCTCGACGGTCAGGACAAGGCACAAGCTCAAAACCAAAGCAGAGTGCGCAATTTCTTTTGTGACCCTAATGCTCTGGGAGAGAACTTGTATACAATTATAAAATTCGGTCTCGTGCAATAT ATGATTCTGAAGACACTATGTGCTTTCTTGGCATTGATTTTGGAGCCTTTTGGAGCCTATGGAGATGGTGAATTCAAGTGGAACTACGG ATATCCTTACATTGCTGTTATCATAAATTTCAGCCAGACATGGGCATTGTACTGTCTTgtcaaattttataatgcaacACATGAAAAATTACATGCAATAAGGCCACTAGCCAAGTTCATAAGCTTTAAGGCCATTGTATTTGCCACTTGGTGGCAAGGAGTCGGCATAGCAATCATATGCCAAACTGGGCTCTTGCCCAAAGAGGGCAAAGTGCAGAATGCAATACAGGATTTCCTCATTTGCATTGAG ATGGCTATCGCAGCTATAGCGCATGCTTATGTCTTCACTGTGGATCCGGACCTACACATACCTACACTCAATCATGGGAAGGTCAAATGTGAGGAGAGTAAAATGGAGGTGAAGGTAGATGTTAACGATGACAGGAACAGTACACCAACTACTGTTAAGCAGAAAGATACCCATGTCGAAGCCCCGGGTACAAGCATCAAAGAGAGCGTGCAGGATGTTGTTCTTGTTGGTGGTCACCAT gttgtcaaggatgTTGCCCTCACTATCTCACAGGCAATTGGACCTGTGGAGAAAGGTGTCGAGAAAGGTGTTGGGAAGATTCAGGAGAAGTTCCACCACATCTCACTGAAGCCAGGGGACAAGAAAGAACCTGAAGTTGATGTTGAGGAGCACATCACTGAGAATGTGGTGGACGGCAAACCAGTCACGGTCGACGCAGATGTTGAAGTTGAACAAAAGGTGCAAGATGACAATGAGGATGGCAAAACTGCTGTGATTGAAACCGAGGTGGAAATCCAACAAACTGAGAGATAA
- the LOC120693380 gene encoding protein LAZ1 homolog 2-like isoform X4: MVSSARDADASDRFFRRGHRRARGALHASVRSQASLLLPAVVLVHPRAGGGESTRAPIGSSFFRWSSPVRLFWMWNEAMASDGGSSSFRELYGNIHTPAVLTGAAFALVALLLSLWLILQHLRSYSDPAEQKWIIAVLFMVPVYASESIISLWNSKFSLACDILRNCYEAFALYAFGRYLVACLGGERQVFRLLENRKREELTEQLLDGQDKAQAQNQSRVRNFFCDPNALGENLYTIIKFGLVQYMILKTLCAFLALILEPFGAYGDGEFKWNYGYPYIAVIINFSQTWALYCLVKFYNATHEKLHAIRPLAKFISFKAIVFATWWQGVGIAIICQTGLLPKEGKVQNAIQDFLICIEMAIAAIAHAYVFTVDPDLHIPTLNHGKVKCEESKMEVKVDVNDDRNSTPTTVKQKDTHVEAPGTSIKESVQDVVLVGGHHVVKDVALTISQAIGPVEKGVEKGVGKIQEKFHHISLKPGDKKEPEVDVEEHITENVVDGKPVTVDADVEVEQKVQDDNEDGKTAVIETEVEIQQTER, translated from the exons ATGGTCAGCTCGGCTCGCGACGCGGACGCATCCGACCGTTTTTTCCGCcgtggccaccgccgcgcgcgcggagcgCTCCACGCGTCCGTCAGGAGCCAGGCGTCCTTGCTTCTCCccgccgtcgtcctcgtccacccgcgCGCTGGAGGGGGAGAATCCACCCGGGCTCCGATTGGTTCCTCCTTTTTCCGTTG GTCCTCCCCTGTTCGGCTGTTCTGGATGTGGAATGAAGCGATGGCATCTGATGGAGGGTCCTCTAGCTTCCGGGAGCTGTACGGAAACATCCACACCCCCGCGGTGCTCACTGGCGCCGCGTTTGCGCTTGTCGCTCTCCTACTCTCTCTCTGGCTCATCCTGCAGCACCTCAGATCGTACAGCGACCCAGCC GAGCAGAAGTGGATCATAGCTGTGTTGTTCATGGTGCCTGTATATGCCTCTGAATCT ATAATCTCACTGTGGAATTCGAAGTTCTCTCTGGCTTGTGATATATTGCGGAATTGTTATGAAGCCTTTGCTCTGTATGCCTTTGGACGATACTTGGTTGCTTGCCTGG GTGGGGAACGGCAAGTGTTCCGGTTGCTTGAGAACAGAAAAAGGGAAGAGCTAACTGAGCAGTTGCTCGACGGTCAGGACAAGGCACAAGCTCAAAACCAAAGCAGAGTGCGCAATTTCTTTTGTGACCCTAATGCTCTGGGAGAGAACTTGTATACAATTATAAAATTCGGTCTCGTGCAATAT ATGATTCTGAAGACACTATGTGCTTTCTTGGCATTGATTTTGGAGCCTTTTGGAGCCTATGGAGATGGTGAATTCAAGTGGAACTACGG ATATCCTTACATTGCTGTTATCATAAATTTCAGCCAGACATGGGCATTGTACTGTCTTgtcaaattttataatgcaacACATGAAAAATTACATGCAATAAGGCCACTAGCCAAGTTCATAAGCTTTAAGGCCATTGTATTTGCCACTTGGTGGCAAGGAGTCGGCATAGCAATCATATGCCAAACTGGGCTCTTGCCCAAAGAGGGCAAAGTGCAGAATGCAATACAGGATTTCCTCATTTGCATTGAG ATGGCTATCGCAGCTATAGCGCATGCTTATGTCTTCACTGTGGATCCGGACCTACACATACCTACACTCAATCATGGGAAGGTCAAATGTGAGGAGAGTAAAATGGAGGTGAAGGTAGATGTTAACGATGACAGGAACAGTACACCAACTACTGTTAAGCAGAAAGATACCCATGTCGAAGCCCCGGGTACAAGCATCAAAGAGAGCGTGCAGGATGTTGTTCTTGTTGGTGGTCACCAT gttgtcaaggatgTTGCCCTCACTATCTCACAGGCAATTGGACCTGTGGAGAAAGGTGTCGAGAAAGGTGTTGGGAAGATTCAGGAGAAGTTCCACCACATCTCACTGAAGCCAGGGGACAAGAAAGAACCTGAAGTTGATGTTGAGGAGCACATCACTGAGAATGTGGTGGACGGCAAACCAGTCACGGTCGACGCAGATGTTGAAGTTGAACAAAAGGTGCAAGATGACAATGAGGATGGCAAAACTGCTGTGATTGAAACCGAGGTGGAAATCCAACAAACTGAGAGATAA
- the LOC120693380 gene encoding protein LAZ1 homolog 2-like isoform X2, which yields MRKWSARLATRTHPTVFSAVATAARAERSTRPSGARRPCFSPPSSSSTRALEGENPPGLRLVPPFSVVSTSTSTPIRAARRGFICRAADYRLQLIFPASSPSVRSSPVRLFWMWNEAMASDGGSSSFRELYGNIHTPAVLTGAAFALVALLLSLWLILQHLRSYSDPAEQKWIIAVLFMVPVYASESIISLWNSKFSLACDILRNCYEAFALYAFGRYLVACLGGERQVFRLLENRKREELTEQLLDGQDKAQAQNQSRVRNFFCDPNALGENLYTIIKFGLVQYMILKTLCAFLALILEPFGAYGDGEFKWNYGYPYIAVIINFSQTWALYCLVKFYNATHEKLHAIRPLAKFISFKAIVFATWWQGVGIAIICQTGLLPKEGKVQNAIQDFLICIEMAIAAIAHAYVFTVDPDLHIPTLNHGKVKCEESKMEVKVDVNDDRNSTPTTVKQKDTHVEAPGTSIKESVQDVVLVGGHHVVKDVALTISQAIGPVEKGVEKGVGKIQEKFHHISLKPGDKKEPEVDVEEHITENVVDGKPVTVDADVEVEQKVQDDNEDGKTAVIETEVEIQQTER from the exons ATGCGGAAATGGTCAGCTCGGCTCGCGACGCGGACGCATCCGACCGTTTTTTCCGCcgtggccaccgccgcgcgcgcggagcgCTCCACGCGTCCGTCAGGAGCCAGGCGTCCTTGCTTCTCCccgccgtcgtcctcgtccacccgcgCGCTGGAGGGGGAGAATCCACCCGGGCTCCGATTGGTTCCTCCTTTTTCCGTTG TTTCTACTAGTACGAGCACTCCGATCCGTGCAGCTCGTCGCGGATTCATTTGCCGCGCGGCGGATTACAGGCTGCAGCTGATTTTCCCAGCTTCTTCTCCGAGTGTCAGGTCCTCCCCTGTTCGGCTGTTCTGGATGTGGAATGAAGCGATGGCATCTGATGGAGGGTCCTCTAGCTTCCGGGAGCTGTACGGAAACATCCACACCCCCGCGGTGCTCACTGGCGCCGCGTTTGCGCTTGTCGCTCTCCTACTCTCTCTCTGGCTCATCCTGCAGCACCTCAGATCGTACAGCGACCCAGCC GAGCAGAAGTGGATCATAGCTGTGTTGTTCATGGTGCCTGTATATGCCTCTGAATCT ATAATCTCACTGTGGAATTCGAAGTTCTCTCTGGCTTGTGATATATTGCGGAATTGTTATGAAGCCTTTGCTCTGTATGCCTTTGGACGATACTTGGTTGCTTGCCTGG GTGGGGAACGGCAAGTGTTCCGGTTGCTTGAGAACAGAAAAAGGGAAGAGCTAACTGAGCAGTTGCTCGACGGTCAGGACAAGGCACAAGCTCAAAACCAAAGCAGAGTGCGCAATTTCTTTTGTGACCCTAATGCTCTGGGAGAGAACTTGTATACAATTATAAAATTCGGTCTCGTGCAATAT ATGATTCTGAAGACACTATGTGCTTTCTTGGCATTGATTTTGGAGCCTTTTGGAGCCTATGGAGATGGTGAATTCAAGTGGAACTACGG ATATCCTTACATTGCTGTTATCATAAATTTCAGCCAGACATGGGCATTGTACTGTCTTgtcaaattttataatgcaacACATGAAAAATTACATGCAATAAGGCCACTAGCCAAGTTCATAAGCTTTAAGGCCATTGTATTTGCCACTTGGTGGCAAGGAGTCGGCATAGCAATCATATGCCAAACTGGGCTCTTGCCCAAAGAGGGCAAAGTGCAGAATGCAATACAGGATTTCCTCATTTGCATTGAG ATGGCTATCGCAGCTATAGCGCATGCTTATGTCTTCACTGTGGATCCGGACCTACACATACCTACACTCAATCATGGGAAGGTCAAATGTGAGGAGAGTAAAATGGAGGTGAAGGTAGATGTTAACGATGACAGGAACAGTACACCAACTACTGTTAAGCAGAAAGATACCCATGTCGAAGCCCCGGGTACAAGCATCAAAGAGAGCGTGCAGGATGTTGTTCTTGTTGGTGGTCACCAT gttgtcaaggatgTTGCCCTCACTATCTCACAGGCAATTGGACCTGTGGAGAAAGGTGTCGAGAAAGGTGTTGGGAAGATTCAGGAGAAGTTCCACCACATCTCACTGAAGCCAGGGGACAAGAAAGAACCTGAAGTTGATGTTGAGGAGCACATCACTGAGAATGTGGTGGACGGCAAACCAGTCACGGTCGACGCAGATGTTGAAGTTGAACAAAAGGTGCAAGATGACAATGAGGATGGCAAAACTGCTGTGATTGAAACCGAGGTGGAAATCCAACAAACTGAGAGATAA
- the LOC120693380 gene encoding protein LAZ1 homolog 2-like isoform X1 — protein MRKWSARLATRTHPTVFSAVATAARAERSTRPSGARRPCFSPPSSSSTRALEGENPPGLRLVPPFSVGKDPLACEDASFDRLLVQNHFPCRRRHSNPNLFSPLVSTSTSTPIRAARRGFICRAADYRLQLIFPASSPSVRSSPVRLFWMWNEAMASDGGSSSFRELYGNIHTPAVLTGAAFALVALLLSLWLILQHLRSYSDPAEQKWIIAVLFMVPVYASESIISLWNSKFSLACDILRNCYEAFALYAFGRYLVACLGGERQVFRLLENRKREELTEQLLDGQDKAQAQNQSRVRNFFCDPNALGENLYTIIKFGLVQYMILKTLCAFLALILEPFGAYGDGEFKWNYGYPYIAVIINFSQTWALYCLVKFYNATHEKLHAIRPLAKFISFKAIVFATWWQGVGIAIICQTGLLPKEGKVQNAIQDFLICIEMAIAAIAHAYVFTVDPDLHIPTLNHGKVKCEESKMEVKVDVNDDRNSTPTTVKQKDTHVEAPGTSIKESVQDVVLVGGHHVVKDVALTISQAIGPVEKGVEKGVGKIQEKFHHISLKPGDKKEPEVDVEEHITENVVDGKPVTVDADVEVEQKVQDDNEDGKTAVIETEVEIQQTER, from the exons ATGCGGAAATGGTCAGCTCGGCTCGCGACGCGGACGCATCCGACCGTTTTTTCCGCcgtggccaccgccgcgcgcgcggagcgCTCCACGCGTCCGTCAGGAGCCAGGCGTCCTTGCTTCTCCccgccgtcgtcctcgtccacccgcgCGCTGGAGGGGGAGAATCCACCCGGGCTCCGATTGGTTCCTCCTTTTTCCGTTGGTAAGGATCCCCTTGCTTGCGAGGATGCATCGTTCGATCGTCTACTTGTGCAGAATCATtttccctgccgccgccgccactcaaATCCAAATCTTTTTTCCCCTTTAGTTTCTACTAGTACGAGCACTCCGATCCGTGCAGCTCGTCGCGGATTCATTTGCCGCGCGGCGGATTACAGGCTGCAGCTGATTTTCCCAGCTTCTTCTCCGAGTGTCAGGTCCTCCCCTGTTCGGCTGTTCTGGATGTGGAATGAAGCGATGGCATCTGATGGAGGGTCCTCTAGCTTCCGGGAGCTGTACGGAAACATCCACACCCCCGCGGTGCTCACTGGCGCCGCGTTTGCGCTTGTCGCTCTCCTACTCTCTCTCTGGCTCATCCTGCAGCACCTCAGATCGTACAGCGACCCAGCC GAGCAGAAGTGGATCATAGCTGTGTTGTTCATGGTGCCTGTATATGCCTCTGAATCT ATAATCTCACTGTGGAATTCGAAGTTCTCTCTGGCTTGTGATATATTGCGGAATTGTTATGAAGCCTTTGCTCTGTATGCCTTTGGACGATACTTGGTTGCTTGCCTGG GTGGGGAACGGCAAGTGTTCCGGTTGCTTGAGAACAGAAAAAGGGAAGAGCTAACTGAGCAGTTGCTCGACGGTCAGGACAAGGCACAAGCTCAAAACCAAAGCAGAGTGCGCAATTTCTTTTGTGACCCTAATGCTCTGGGAGAGAACTTGTATACAATTATAAAATTCGGTCTCGTGCAATAT ATGATTCTGAAGACACTATGTGCTTTCTTGGCATTGATTTTGGAGCCTTTTGGAGCCTATGGAGATGGTGAATTCAAGTGGAACTACGG ATATCCTTACATTGCTGTTATCATAAATTTCAGCCAGACATGGGCATTGTACTGTCTTgtcaaattttataatgcaacACATGAAAAATTACATGCAATAAGGCCACTAGCCAAGTTCATAAGCTTTAAGGCCATTGTATTTGCCACTTGGTGGCAAGGAGTCGGCATAGCAATCATATGCCAAACTGGGCTCTTGCCCAAAGAGGGCAAAGTGCAGAATGCAATACAGGATTTCCTCATTTGCATTGAG ATGGCTATCGCAGCTATAGCGCATGCTTATGTCTTCACTGTGGATCCGGACCTACACATACCTACACTCAATCATGGGAAGGTCAAATGTGAGGAGAGTAAAATGGAGGTGAAGGTAGATGTTAACGATGACAGGAACAGTACACCAACTACTGTTAAGCAGAAAGATACCCATGTCGAAGCCCCGGGTACAAGCATCAAAGAGAGCGTGCAGGATGTTGTTCTTGTTGGTGGTCACCAT gttgtcaaggatgTTGCCCTCACTATCTCACAGGCAATTGGACCTGTGGAGAAAGGTGTCGAGAAAGGTGTTGGGAAGATTCAGGAGAAGTTCCACCACATCTCACTGAAGCCAGGGGACAAGAAAGAACCTGAAGTTGATGTTGAGGAGCACATCACTGAGAATGTGGTGGACGGCAAACCAGTCACGGTCGACGCAGATGTTGAAGTTGAACAAAAGGTGCAAGATGACAATGAGGATGGCAAAACTGCTGTGATTGAAACCGAGGTGGAAATCCAACAAACTGAGAGATAA
- the LOC120693380 gene encoding protein LAZ1 homolog 2-like isoform X6, with protein sequence MRKWSARLATRTHPTVFSAVATAARAERSTRPSGARRPCFSPPSSSSTRALEGENPPGLRLVPPFSVGKDPLACEDASFDRLLVQNHFPCRRRHSNPNLFSPLVSTSTSTPIRAARRGFICRAADYRLQLIFPASSPSVRSSPVRLFWMWNEAMASDGGSSSFRELYGNIHTPAVLTGAAFALVALLLSLWLILQHLRSYSDPAEQKWIIAVLFMVPVYASESIISLWNSKFSLACDILRNCYEAFALYAFGRYLVACLGGERQVFRLLENRKREELTEQLLDGQDKAQAQNQSRVRNFFCDPNALGENLYTIIKFGLVQYMILKTLCAFLALILEPFGAYGDGEFKWNYGYPYIAVIINFSQTWALYCLVKFYNATHEKLHAIRPLAKFISFKAIVFATWWQGVGIAIICQTGLLPKEGKVQNAIQDFLICIEL encoded by the exons ATGCGGAAATGGTCAGCTCGGCTCGCGACGCGGACGCATCCGACCGTTTTTTCCGCcgtggccaccgccgcgcgcgcggagcgCTCCACGCGTCCGTCAGGAGCCAGGCGTCCTTGCTTCTCCccgccgtcgtcctcgtccacccgcgCGCTGGAGGGGGAGAATCCACCCGGGCTCCGATTGGTTCCTCCTTTTTCCGTTGGTAAGGATCCCCTTGCTTGCGAGGATGCATCGTTCGATCGTCTACTTGTGCAGAATCATtttccctgccgccgccgccactcaaATCCAAATCTTTTTTCCCCTTTAGTTTCTACTAGTACGAGCACTCCGATCCGTGCAGCTCGTCGCGGATTCATTTGCCGCGCGGCGGATTACAGGCTGCAGCTGATTTTCCCAGCTTCTTCTCCGAGTGTCAGGTCCTCCCCTGTTCGGCTGTTCTGGATGTGGAATGAAGCGATGGCATCTGATGGAGGGTCCTCTAGCTTCCGGGAGCTGTACGGAAACATCCACACCCCCGCGGTGCTCACTGGCGCCGCGTTTGCGCTTGTCGCTCTCCTACTCTCTCTCTGGCTCATCCTGCAGCACCTCAGATCGTACAGCGACCCAGCC GAGCAGAAGTGGATCATAGCTGTGTTGTTCATGGTGCCTGTATATGCCTCTGAATCT ATAATCTCACTGTGGAATTCGAAGTTCTCTCTGGCTTGTGATATATTGCGGAATTGTTATGAAGCCTTTGCTCTGTATGCCTTTGGACGATACTTGGTTGCTTGCCTGG GTGGGGAACGGCAAGTGTTCCGGTTGCTTGAGAACAGAAAAAGGGAAGAGCTAACTGAGCAGTTGCTCGACGGTCAGGACAAGGCACAAGCTCAAAACCAAAGCAGAGTGCGCAATTTCTTTTGTGACCCTAATGCTCTGGGAGAGAACTTGTATACAATTATAAAATTCGGTCTCGTGCAATAT ATGATTCTGAAGACACTATGTGCTTTCTTGGCATTGATTTTGGAGCCTTTTGGAGCCTATGGAGATGGTGAATTCAAGTGGAACTACGG ATATCCTTACATTGCTGTTATCATAAATTTCAGCCAGACATGGGCATTGTACTGTCTTgtcaaattttataatgcaacACATGAAAAATTACATGCAATAAGGCCACTAGCCAAGTTCATAAGCTTTAAGGCCATTGTATTTGCCACTTGGTGGCAAGGAGTCGGCATAGCAATCATATGCCAAACTGGGCTCTTGCCCAAAGAGGGCAAAGTGCAGAATGCAATACAGGATTTCCTCATTTGCATTGAG CTATAG